The Nostoc cf. commune SO-36 genomic sequence TGCAACTGGTTCACGGATACCGTCGATGTCTACTGGAGGTGCTGCGATAAAGGCGATTACGAAGCAGGCGGTAGCGGCTAACAAGGTTGGAATCATGACTACGCCGAACCAACCGATGTAAATACGGTTGTTGGTGCTGGTGATCCATTCGCAGAATCGATCCCATACATTGGCGCTTGAGCGCTGTTGTAAGGTTGTTGTCATTGTTTTATAAGTGCGGTTAGTTATGTATGAATCAGGCGGTTTTGTTTTTGCCTGTGAATGTACTTTACAATGCTTTACAATTTTTAATCAACTTTTATTACTTCAGTAAACCTGATACAACTTATTAGTTTTGATTATTTAATCTCATGTCCGGTTAATCAAGCTGAATAAAAAATGTTTCAGAATTGTAATGACAAATAATTTGTCGCTCTGGGTAATTTGACAATTATTTTGTCGCTCAACAACACGAGTGGAGAATAACGGATTCGAACCGATGGCCTCTGCGGTGCGATCGCAGCACTCTACCAACTGAGCTAATTCCCCTTAATTGATGCTAAGTCAAGAGTAATATTACTCATTAACTCAATACATATTCACCATAAGTTATTTTAACATTCAGTTGCCGATGGTTGAGGCTGTTTTTGAGAATAAACCTTCTGTACACGCTCCAGTTCCAAATCACTGAGATAATCAACAGTCCAGTTACAGCAGCGCTGGAGCATGTGGAATGGGTAAGTATTCGCTACACCTACAACTTGCATGTGCGATCGCTTCGCTGCTGCGATACCAGCTGGAGTATCTTCAATTGCCAGACACTCGTGTGGTTGAAGATTCAAGTCAGGATATTCTTTATTCAGGCGTTTCACTGCCAGAAGATAACCGTCGGGTTCTGGTTTACTGGTGGTGATGTCATCACCGGCGACGATAATTTTAAAATGTTCAGCTAGTTTAGCTCGATGAAGTACTAATTCTATTTCTTGGCGAATAGCGCCACTGACTAATCCTAGTTTCAGATTTCGCGATCGCACCTGAAATATTAAATCTTCTACACCTGGATATAAAGGCAGTTTCTCTATTTTCTCTAATTCCACTGTATAAGCTTGGGCTTTGCGGTACAGCAACTGAGTTAAATAGTTTTCGTTGGCTACTCTACCACGATTAGCGAGTAGTTGCTGAAAACAAGCGCGATCGCTGCGTCCTAAAGAAGCTTGACGCTCATTTACGCGTTGGGGTTGGAGATTTTCTTCAATGAGAATCTCATCTATCAGTTGCAGGTGGATTGGCTCATCGTTAATGATGACACCATTAAAATCAAAAAGAACTGCCTTTAAACTCATGCCATTATGCCAAACGCTGGAGAACCAAGCCCCTCCAAATCATTATTATCTATTGATGTGGGAGTGTACTGACGGATATTTTCGGTTGCTATTGGTTTAACGCCGCTAGTTACCTGATTGATCCACCATACATCCTGCCATAGCACAGCTTCAAATCCGGCTGCACCCATATTCGCGTCCACGCTACCAGCAGCATACTCACGAATATATGGCTCCTCAAAAACATTATTAAGCCATTCTAACTGACGCAGAGTCTTTTGATTTCCATCTAAAATTAATACTTGCCCTCCAGTTACCAGCAACCTAAAGCTTTCCCGCAAAATTGCTAAAGACACCTCATTTGGTGTTTCGTGGAATAGCAAAGAAGCTGTCACTAAGTCAAATGTTG encodes the following:
- a CDS encoding HAD family hydrolase produces the protein MSLKAVLFDFNGVIINDEPIHLQLIDEILIEENLQPQRVNERQASLGRSDRACFQQLLANRGRVANENYLTQLLYRKAQAYTVELEKIEKLPLYPGVEDLIFQVRSRNLKLGLVSGAIRQEIELVLHRAKLAEHFKIIVAGDDITTSKPEPDGYLLAVKRLNKEYPDLNLQPHECLAIEDTPAGIAAAKRSHMQVVGVANTYPFHMLQRCCNWTVDYLSDLELERVQKVYSQKQPQPSATEC